One genomic window of Sphingomonas ginsengisoli An et al. 2013 includes the following:
- a CDS encoding AAA family ATPase — translation MPDRGCRTSSDLKRGSRAPRRVPACGKIMDEHSIVRSLVLRTAGGLPASSPLAAALLEWATPHSEWLTPGHEGELDWPALLASLAEPRLVEEQTQALDLVGALAALLELASFDAALLAAMVACDRLPRVNLLAKVLGKHGRHLPALLGEVAGAQPNEAERLVRRSAPLRLDLAEFVLNRQGELEVQVSWPLERLLDRAPNRGPEMLEALVGKRQPAALALADFAHVAHADFLLRLLRGAVNERATGINVLIHGPPGTGKTEFARTLANAAGAALHGVGEADDDGHEPSRWDRIAALGLAQRLLAGRGGAVLLFDEMEDLIGDARLSGGDWFSRREGSKVFVNRLLETNKVPVIWTTNAIGNVDGAILRRMSFVLKLDLPSRRAAQAMLTRVTREEEVVPSPRLSALLAAAPETATVLRVASRAGRLAGDEEGGATAAEALVKALRGGELAPPAPADFDLDLLESDHPIASLFGSIGQHDAVSILLSGPPGTGKTAFAHHLAEAIDRPLLVKRASDLLSKWVGETEAQIAGAFAEARQRGALLLFDEADSLLFDRSTARTSWEVGQVNELLTWLDQHPLPVIAATNHVERLDPATLRRFIFKVRLEPMSAARAARAFERFFNVPAPPSLGEVSGLTPGDFQIVKRQLRFAPADCAQGLVDRLCVEAEAKRGGSCRIGF, via the coding sequence ATGCCGGACCGAGGCTGCCGCACCTCATCTGACTTGAAACGAGGAAGCCGCGCGCCCCGGCGCGTCCCGGCTTGTGGGAAAATCATGGACGAACATTCGATCGTTCGAAGCCTGGTGCTTCGGACCGCCGGCGGCTTGCCGGCATCATCGCCCCTCGCGGCGGCCTTGCTCGAATGGGCAACGCCGCACAGCGAATGGCTGACGCCCGGACACGAGGGCGAGCTCGACTGGCCGGCGTTGCTCGCCAGTCTCGCCGAGCCGCGCCTCGTCGAGGAGCAGACGCAGGCGCTCGACCTCGTCGGCGCGCTTGCCGCGCTGCTCGAGCTCGCTTCCTTCGACGCTGCCTTGCTGGCGGCGATGGTTGCGTGCGACCGCCTGCCCCGCGTCAATCTGTTGGCGAAGGTCCTGGGCAAGCACGGGCGCCACCTGCCGGCGCTGCTCGGCGAGGTTGCGGGCGCGCAGCCGAACGAGGCCGAGCGTCTGGTGCGGCGCAGCGCTCCGCTTCGCCTCGACCTCGCCGAGTTCGTACTGAACCGCCAGGGAGAGTTAGAGGTCCAAGTCAGCTGGCCACTGGAACGCTTGCTCGATCGCGCGCCCAATCGCGGGCCCGAGATGCTCGAGGCCTTGGTCGGGAAGCGTCAGCCCGCGGCGCTTGCGCTTGCCGACTTCGCGCACGTCGCGCACGCAGACTTTCTGTTGCGCTTGCTCCGCGGCGCGGTGAACGAGCGCGCGACCGGCATCAACGTGCTGATCCACGGCCCGCCGGGGACTGGCAAGACCGAGTTCGCGCGAACTCTCGCCAATGCCGCCGGCGCGGCCTTGCACGGGGTGGGGGAAGCTGACGACGACGGCCATGAGCCCAGCCGTTGGGACCGCATTGCCGCGCTTGGCCTGGCGCAACGGCTGCTTGCCGGCCGCGGCGGCGCGGTCCTGCTGTTCGACGAGATGGAGGACCTGATCGGCGACGCGCGGCTGTCCGGCGGTGATTGGTTTTCGCGGCGCGAAGGCAGCAAGGTGTTCGTCAACCGGCTGCTGGAAACCAACAAGGTCCCGGTGATCTGGACGACCAACGCCATCGGTAATGTCGATGGCGCCATTCTTCGGCGCATGAGCTTTGTCCTGAAGCTTGACCTGCCGAGCCGCCGTGCTGCTCAGGCGATGCTGACGCGCGTGACGCGGGAAGAAGAGGTCGTGCCCAGTCCGCGGCTTTCGGCTTTGCTCGCCGCGGCGCCGGAAACGGCCACCGTGCTGCGCGTCGCCTCGCGGGCGGGTCGCCTTGCCGGTGACGAGGAGGGTGGGGCCACCGCCGCGGAAGCGCTCGTCAAGGCGCTGCGCGGCGGGGAATTGGCGCCTCCCGCCCCGGCAGACTTCGATCTCGATCTGCTCGAAAGCGACCATCCGATTGCTTCACTGTTCGGCTCGATCGGTCAGCACGATGCCGTTTCCATCCTGCTGAGCGGTCCGCCGGGCACGGGCAAGACGGCCTTCGCGCATCATCTTGCAGAGGCGATTGACCGGCCGTTGCTGGTCAAGCGTGCATCGGACCTGCTCTCCAAATGGGTGGGCGAGACCGAGGCGCAGATTGCAGGGGCGTTCGCCGAGGCGCGGCAACGCGGCGCCCTGCTCCTGTTCGACGAGGCGGACTCGCTGCTGTTCGATCGTTCGACCGCGCGAACCAGCTGGGAAGTCGGACAGGTGAACGAGTTGCTCACGTGGCTGGACCAGCACCCGCTCCCGGTGATTGCGGCCACCAATCATGTCGAGCGGCTCGATCCCGCGACGCTGCGGCGGTTCATCTTCAAGGTTCGCCTCGAGCCGATGAGCGCGGCGCGAGCCGCTCGCGCGTTCGAGCGCTTCTTCAACGTGCCGGCACCACCCAGCCTCGGCGAAGTCAGCGGCCTGACGCCAGGCGATTTCCAGATCGTGAAGCGCCAACTCCGCTTCGCGCCGGCCGACTGCGCTCAAGGCCTCGTCGACCGCCTTTGCGTGGAAGCGGAGGCGAAGCGTGGTGGCTCCTGTCGGATCGGATTCTAG
- a CDS encoding TraB/GumN family protein — protein MQFKTIVRRGLAALGLAATAVACTSSTSSAAPAAAPHPALWRVADKDTTIYLFGTIHLLPKGYQWRTPKFDKALASSNGLVVETIVDPKNPAPLAQALMTLGMSPGQPPLVQRVPVDKQGALLTAVKASGVPIQAFDKMETWAAAFMLLGTQFHSLGLQGEDGVETTLRDSFTGAGKPIGQLETNAEQLGFFDRLPEQAQRDLLLSALEDPATAKHEFDGMLASWTRGDVKGMAIAFNEEMQASPALKDALLVQRNRNWAGWVERRLAQPGTVFVAVGAGHLAGPESVLAMLQARGLKVSRVQ, from the coding sequence ATGCAGTTCAAAACCATAGTTCGCCGGGGCCTTGCGGCGCTCGGTCTCGCCGCCACCGCCGTGGCCTGTACCTCGTCGACCAGCAGCGCGGCGCCCGCCGCCGCGCCGCATCCCGCGCTGTGGCGCGTGGCGGACAAGGACACGACGATCTACCTGTTCGGGACGATCCACCTGCTGCCCAAGGGCTATCAGTGGCGGACGCCCAAGTTCGACAAGGCGCTCGCGAGCTCGAACGGGCTGGTGGTCGAGACGATCGTCGATCCCAAGAACCCCGCGCCGCTGGCGCAGGCGCTGATGACGCTGGGGATGAGCCCGGGCCAGCCGCCGCTGGTTCAGCGGGTGCCGGTCGACAAGCAGGGCGCGCTGCTGACCGCGGTCAAGGCGTCGGGGGTGCCGATCCAGGCGTTCGACAAGATGGAGACCTGGGCGGCGGCGTTCATGTTGCTCGGCACGCAATTCCACTCGCTCGGGCTGCAGGGCGAGGACGGGGTCGAGACGACCCTGCGTGACAGCTTCACCGGGGCGGGCAAGCCGATCGGCCAGCTCGAGACCAATGCCGAGCAGCTGGGCTTCTTCGACCGCCTTCCCGAGCAGGCGCAGCGCGACTTGCTGCTCTCCGCGCTCGAGGATCCGGCGACGGCCAAACACGAGTTCGACGGGATGCTGGCGAGCTGGACCCGCGGCGACGTCAAGGGAATGGCGATCGCGTTCAACGAGGAGATGCAGGCCTCGCCCGCGCTCAAGGACGCGTTGCTGGTGCAGCGCAACCGCAACTGGGCGGGGTGGGTCGAGCGGCGGCTGGCGCAGCCGGGGACGGTGTTTGTGGCGGTCGGCGCGGGGCATCTGGCGGGACCGGAATCGGTGCTGGCGATGCTGCAGGCGCGTGGCCTGAAGGTCTCGCGGGTGCAGTGA
- a CDS encoding glycine--tRNA ligase subunit alpha — translation MTAPLSFQDLILTLHHYWSDKGCLILQPYDLEMGAGTFHPATVLRALGPKPWKAAYVQPCRRPTDGRYGENPNRLGAYYQYQVMLKPSPPNLQQLYLDSLAAIGVDLHAHDIRFVEDDWESPTLGAWGLGWEVWCDGMEVTQFTYFQQVGGFDCLPVAGELTYGLERLAMYIQGVDNVFDLKFNNEGVTYGDVFLENERQMSRWNFEVADTDSLFDGFRKAAAECENSLAAGLAIPAYEQAIKASHIFNTLQARGVISVAERQAYIGRVRDLAKAACAKWVESEGVSA, via the coding sequence GTGACCGCGCCGCTTTCTTTCCAGGACCTGATCCTCACCCTCCACCATTATTGGTCGGACAAGGGGTGCCTGATCCTCCAGCCCTACGACCTCGAAATGGGGGCGGGGACCTTCCATCCCGCGACCGTGCTGCGCGCGCTCGGCCCCAAGCCCTGGAAGGCCGCCTACGTCCAGCCGTGCCGCCGCCCGACCGACGGCCGCTATGGCGAGAACCCCAACCGGCTGGGCGCTTACTACCAGTATCAGGTGATGCTGAAGCCGAGCCCGCCCAACCTCCAGCAGCTCTATCTCGACAGCCTCGCGGCGATCGGCGTCGACCTCCACGCCCACGACATCCGCTTCGTCGAGGACGATTGGGAAAGCCCGACGCTCGGCGCCTGGGGGCTTGGCTGGGAGGTCTGGTGCGACGGGATGGAAGTGACCCAATTCACCTACTTCCAGCAGGTCGGCGGGTTCGACTGCCTGCCCGTCGCGGGCGAGCTCACTTACGGGCTCGAGCGGCTGGCGATGTACATTCAGGGCGTCGACAACGTCTTCGACCTCAAGTTCAACAACGAGGGCGTGACCTACGGCGACGTCTTCCTCGAGAATGAGCGCCAGATGAGCCGCTGGAACTTCGAGGTCGCCGACACCGACAGCCTGTTCGACGGCTTCAGGAAGGCCGCCGCCGAATGCGAGAACAGCCTCGCCGCCGGCCTCGCCATCCCCGCCTACGAGCAGGCGATCAAGGCCAGCCACATCTTCAACACCCTCCAGGCCCGCGGCGTCATCTCGGTCGCCGAGCGCCAAGCCTACATCGGCCGCGTCCGCGACCTCGCCAAGGCCGCCTGCGCCAAGTGGGTGGAGAGCGAGGGAGTGTCGGCATGA
- the glyS gene encoding glycine--tRNA ligase subunit beta: MTATADFLLELLSEEIPARMQARARNDLARMLAEEFAKAGLAAAAIETFATPRRLALIARGLPLATAAVSEEVKGPRSSAPPQALEGFLRKTGLTQDQLVERDGVWFGQIDKAGQATSNVLGPAIERIVRGFPWPKSMRWGAASASTASLRWVRPLHGIVALLGDELVPVDVDGIASGASTVGHRFHHPGPITLGGAHDYVEKLRACHVVVDPEERAALIRDRAQALAAEAGLELVADEGLVAENAGLTEWPVPLLGRFDSDYLDVPPEVIQLTARVNQKYFVLRGNEGALANAFICTANIEASDGGKAIVAGNQRVLAARLSDARFFWEQDLKIPLEEQAQRLSQIVFHEKLGTVADKVERVAKLARWLVEEGVVAAQAGTSVREGAASEHAEIPASAGMTLAAQAERAARLAKADLVTGMVGEFPELQGLIGGYLAEAQGEPKAVAEAIRDHYKPVGQGDDVPTAPVTVAVSLADKLDSIVAFFVINEAPTGSKDPFALRRAALGMIALIVQNNLRLGAQLAAVEAFGNLFERTLDADRYYDDQKATDVLWFLAERLKVQQREAGVRHDLIDAVFALGGEDDLVRLLARVAALQAFVTTDDGRNLLAGYKRAANILRKEEWDLPRVMATRGEQGMPQTGEEDPLALVEEPAIAAAVAEMALGSPHNANAPAEEQTLVAALEAAEPTAAAAVAREDFAGAMGALASLRTPIDAFFEQVTVNDPDKEVRARRLNLLARFRAAVHTVADFSKIEG; this comes from the coding sequence ATGACCGCCACCGCCGACTTCCTGCTCGAGTTGCTCAGCGAGGAAATTCCCGCGCGTATGCAGGCGCGGGCGCGCAACGACTTGGCGCGGATGCTCGCCGAGGAGTTCGCCAAGGCCGGGCTCGCCGCCGCGGCAATCGAGACCTTCGCCACCCCGCGCCGGCTGGCGCTGATCGCGCGCGGGCTGCCGCTGGCCACCGCGGCGGTGTCCGAGGAAGTGAAGGGGCCGCGCAGCTCGGCCCCGCCGCAGGCGCTCGAGGGCTTCCTCCGCAAGACCGGGCTCACCCAGGACCAGCTGGTCGAGCGCGACGGCGTCTGGTTCGGGCAAATCGACAAGGCGGGACAGGCGACCAGCAACGTCCTCGGCCCGGCGATCGAGCGGATCGTGCGCGGCTTCCCCTGGCCCAAGTCGATGCGCTGGGGCGCGGCGAGCGCCAGCACCGCGTCGCTGCGCTGGGTCCGCCCGCTGCACGGCATCGTCGCTTTGCTCGGCGACGAGCTGGTGCCGGTCGATGTCGACGGCATCGCCAGCGGGGCGAGCACGGTCGGCCACCGCTTCCACCACCCGGGCCCGATCACGCTCGGCGGCGCGCACGACTATGTCGAGAAACTGCGCGCCTGCCATGTCGTCGTCGATCCCGAGGAGCGCGCCGCGCTGATCCGCGACCGCGCCCAGGCGCTCGCCGCCGAGGCCGGGCTCGAGCTGGTCGCCGACGAGGGCCTCGTCGCCGAGAATGCCGGCCTCACCGAATGGCCGGTGCCGCTGCTCGGCCGCTTCGACAGCGACTATCTCGACGTGCCGCCCGAGGTCATCCAGCTCACCGCGCGCGTGAACCAGAAATATTTCGTGCTGCGCGGCAACGAAGGCGCGCTCGCCAACGCGTTCATCTGCACCGCCAACATCGAGGCGAGCGACGGCGGCAAGGCCATCGTCGCCGGCAACCAGCGAGTCCTCGCCGCCCGCCTCAGCGACGCCCGCTTCTTCTGGGAGCAGGACCTCAAAATCCCGCTCGAAGAGCAGGCGCAGAGGCTGTCGCAAATCGTCTTCCACGAAAAGCTCGGCACCGTCGCCGACAAGGTCGAGCGGGTGGCGAAGCTCGCTCGCTGGCTGGTCGAGGAAGGCGTCGTCGCGGCGCAGGCCGGGACCTCAGTTCGCGAAGGTGCGGCGTCCGAGCACGCTGAGATCCCGGCCTCCGCCGGGATGACGCTTGCTGCGCAAGCCGAGCGCGCCGCGCGGCTCGCCAAGGCCGACCTCGTCACCGGCATGGTCGGCGAATTCCCCGAATTGCAGGGCCTGATCGGCGGCTACCTCGCCGAAGCGCAGGGCGAGCCCAAGGCCGTCGCCGAGGCGATCCGCGATCACTACAAGCCGGTCGGGCAGGGCGACGACGTGCCGACCGCACCGGTGACAGTGGCGGTCAGCCTGGCAGACAAGCTGGACTCGATCGTTGCGTTCTTCGTCATCAACGAGGCTCCAACAGGCTCGAAAGACCCGTTCGCCCTCCGTCGAGCAGCTCTCGGCATGATCGCGCTGATCGTGCAGAACAATCTACGTCTTGGAGCCCAGCTGGCGGCGGTGGAGGCGTTTGGAAATCTATTCGAACGGACGCTCGATGCTGATCGCTATTACGACGACCAAAAAGCTACCGACGTTTTGTGGTTTCTTGCCGAACGTCTCAAGGTTCAGCAGCGCGAAGCCGGTGTCCGCCACGACCTGATCGACGCGGTGTTCGCACTCGGGGGCGAGGACGACCTCGTCCGCCTGCTCGCTCGCGTCGCGGCGCTGCAGGCGTTCGTCACCACCGACGACGGCCGCAACCTGCTCGCCGGCTACAAGCGCGCGGCGAACATTCTCCGCAAGGAGGAGTGGGACCTGCCGCGGGTGATGGCGACGCGCGGCGAGCAGGGGATGCCGCAGACCGGCGAGGAAGACCCGCTGGCGCTGGTCGAGGAACCGGCGATCGCCGCCGCCGTCGCCGAGATGGCGCTCGGCTCGCCGCACAACGCCAATGCCCCCGCCGAGGAACAGACGCTGGTCGCCGCGCTCGAGGCGGCCGAGCCGACCGCCGCCGCGGCGGTAGCGCGCGAGGATTTCGCCGGCGCGATGGGCGCGCTCGCCTCGCTGCGGACGCCGATCGATGCCTTCTTCGAGCAGGTGACGGTGAACGACCCCGACAAGGAGGTTCGCGCCCGCCGCCTCAACCTCCTCGCCCGCTTCCGCGCCGCGGTTCACACGGTCGCCGATTTCTCGAAGATCGAGGGGTAG
- a CDS encoding type II secretion system F family protein gives MQSGATGPTLLGIDVVFVATILSAVATFAVMLAIYAGMTARDPMIRRVKALNERREQLKAGIVASTNKRKKLTNKNAAADKVRGFLGSFKMLQDDQIQKTQIRLMQAGIRTKDLAFFVILARFLAPLILGVIVILMVYVFNTFPAWGAFKKYALVAGTIGLAYKAPDLWLSNKVKKRSNEVRKGLPDALDLLVICAEAGLTVDAAFARVAKELGRAYPELGDEFGLTSIELGFLAERRIAFENLATRIDLEAVRGVVTTMIQTEKYGTPLASALRVLSAEFRNERMMRAEEKAARLPAIMTIPLILFILPTLFVVILGPAACRISDNFIHRKP, from the coding sequence ATGCAATCCGGCGCCACTGGCCCCACCCTGCTCGGGATCGACGTCGTCTTCGTGGCGACCATCCTCTCGGCAGTCGCCACCTTCGCGGTCATGCTGGCGATCTACGCCGGGATGACGGCGCGCGATCCGATGATCCGCCGCGTCAAAGCGCTCAACGAGCGTCGCGAGCAATTGAAGGCGGGCATCGTCGCCTCGACCAACAAGCGCAAGAAGCTGACCAACAAGAATGCGGCGGCCGACAAGGTCCGCGGCTTCCTCGGCAGCTTCAAGATGCTTCAGGACGACCAGATTCAGAAGACCCAGATCCGCCTGATGCAGGCCGGTATCCGGACTAAGGATCTCGCCTTCTTCGTCATCCTCGCGCGCTTCCTCGCGCCGTTGATCCTGGGCGTGATCGTCATCCTGATGGTCTATGTCTTCAACACCTTCCCGGCGTGGGGCGCATTCAAGAAGTACGCCCTCGTCGCGGGCACCATCGGCCTCGCCTACAAGGCGCCCGACCTGTGGCTGTCGAACAAGGTCAAGAAGCGCAGCAACGAGGTCCGCAAGGGCCTGCCCGACGCGCTCGACCTGTTGGTCATCTGCGCCGAGGCCGGCCTCACCGTCGACGCCGCCTTCGCCCGCGTCGCCAAGGAGCTCGGCCGGGCCTATCCGGAACTGGGCGACGAATTCGGCCTGACCTCGATCGAGCTGGGCTTCCTCGCCGAGCGCCGGATCGCGTTCGAGAACCTCGCCACCCGCATCGATCTGGAAGCGGTGCGCGGCGTGGTGACGACCATGATCCAGACCGAGAAGTACGGCACCCCGCTGGCCAGCGCGCTGCGCGTGCTGTCGGCCGAGTTCCGCAACGAGCGGATGATGCGCGCCGAGGAAAAGGCCGCGCGGCTGCCCGCGATCATGACCATCCCGCTCATCCTGTTCATTCTGCCGACGCTGTTCGTCGTCATCCTCGGGCCCGCGGCCTGCCGGATCAGCGACAACTTCATCCACCGCAAGCCGTAA
- a CDS encoding type II secretion system F family protein, producing MLVIMAGAMLLVLAMVVFAFRGPSPAKSVKRRMELLKERHGGTPLQASAQAQIRKLMAQRQNRVESAFSSLIPKPALLRLRLERTGKTWTLGRYAMTCCGIAVVAALLLAFKGMPFLLSLFLGLFVGIGLPHFVVGKMITRRVGKFNVNFPDAIELMVRGLRSGLPITETLSVVATEMKGPVGVEFRAVSDKMKIGRTMEAALQETSDRLGTAEFQFFVITLAIQRETGGNLAETLSNLADVLRKRAQMKLKIRAMSSESKASAMIVGALPFIVFGLVTMINPTYMGGFFVDPRLIVAGIGGLFWMSIGVFIMAKMINFEI from the coding sequence ATGCTGGTGATCATGGCCGGAGCGATGCTGCTGGTGCTGGCGATGGTCGTGTTCGCCTTCCGCGGCCCCTCGCCCGCCAAGTCGGTCAAGCGCCGCATGGAGCTCTTGAAGGAGCGCCACGGCGGCACCCCGCTGCAGGCTTCGGCCCAGGCGCAGATCCGCAAGCTGATGGCGCAGCGCCAGAACCGGGTGGAGAGCGCGTTCAGCTCGCTCATCCCCAAGCCCGCGCTGCTCCGCCTCCGGCTCGAGCGGACCGGCAAGACCTGGACGCTCGGCCGCTACGCGATGACCTGTTGCGGGATCGCGGTGGTCGCGGCGCTGCTGCTCGCCTTCAAGGGCATGCCGTTCCTGCTGTCGCTGTTCCTCGGCCTGTTCGTCGGCATCGGCCTGCCCCACTTCGTGGTCGGCAAGATGATCACGCGCCGGGTCGGCAAGTTCAACGTCAACTTCCCCGACGCGATCGAGCTGATGGTCCGCGGCCTGCGGTCGGGTCTGCCGATCACCGAGACGCTGAGCGTCGTCGCGACCGAGATGAAGGGCCCCGTCGGGGTCGAATTCCGCGCGGTGTCCGACAAGATGAAGATCGGGCGGACGATGGAAGCCGCGCTGCAGGAAACCTCGGACCGGCTCGGCACCGCCGAATTCCAGTTCTTCGTCATCACCCTGGCAATTCAGCGCGAGACCGGCGGTAACCTGGCGGAAACACTCAGCAACCTTGCCGACGTGCTCCGCAAGCGCGCGCAGATGAAGCTCAAGATCCGCGCGATGAGCTCGGAATCGAAGGCTTCGGCGATGATCGTCGGCGCCCTGCCCTTCATCGTGTTCGGCTTGGTGACGATGATCAACCCGACTTACATGGGCGGCTTCTTCGTCGATCCCCGCCTGATCGTGGCCGGCATCGGGGGCCTGTTCTGGATGAGCATTGGCGTGTTCATCATGGCCAAGATGATCAACTTCGAGATCTAG
- a CDS encoding pilus assembly protein CpaE, which yields MNAPFHARAGLRDPFQAFVCDDATADMLRPVAVEHGWSPEKVNKGGLRNAVQSLSVSASPNILFVDLSESADPLNDINALAEVCEPGTVVIASGQVNDVRLYRDLVASGIHDYLLKPFSVDQLRDTLTHAQTILAGPRGEAQVDRPHVMSAVIGVRGGVGASTIATSLAWLLGDKAHRSTALLDLDIHFGTGALALDLEPGRGLTDAIENPSRIDGLFIERAMVRANERLSVLSAEAPINQPLITDGAAFFQLQEEMKNAFESTVMDLPRQMLIQYPHMVHDAHVAVVVSELTLAATRDTIRLLAWLKANAPQTKVIVVANRMPSGGALEINRKDFEQSIERPIDLVIAEDGKLSAQAAKLGKPVAEVASGKSAQPYLALCNMVLSHATEDGVEVAAAKPAAAGGKSMIGGFKAMLAKQPKAA from the coding sequence ATGAACGCGCCTTTCCATGCTCGCGCCGGTTTGCGCGACCCGTTCCAGGCCTTCGTCTGCGACGATGCCACTGCCGACATGCTGCGTCCGGTCGCGGTCGAACACGGCTGGTCGCCGGAGAAGGTCAACAAGGGCGGGCTGCGCAACGCGGTCCAGTCGCTGTCCGTCTCCGCCAGCCCTAACATCCTGTTCGTGGACCTGTCGGAATCGGCCGATCCCTTGAACGACATCAACGCCCTGGCCGAGGTTTGCGAGCCCGGCACGGTGGTGATCGCCTCGGGCCAGGTCAACGACGTCCGCCTCTACCGCGACCTCGTCGCCAGCGGCATCCACGATTATCTGCTCAAGCCGTTCAGCGTCGACCAGCTGCGCGACACGCTGACCCACGCCCAGACCATCCTGGCGGGTCCGCGCGGCGAAGCGCAGGTCGATCGCCCGCACGTCATGAGCGCCGTGATCGGCGTCCGCGGCGGCGTCGGCGCCTCGACCATCGCCACCTCGCTGGCTTGGCTGCTGGGTGACAAGGCGCATCGCTCGACCGCGCTGCTCGACCTCGACATCCACTTCGGGACCGGCGCGCTGGCGCTCGACCTCGAGCCGGGTCGTGGCCTCACCGACGCGATCGAGAATCCGAGCCGCATCGACGGGCTGTTCATCGAACGCGCCATGGTTCGCGCCAACGAGCGGCTGAGCGTGCTGTCGGCCGAAGCGCCGATCAACCAGCCGCTGATCACCGACGGCGCCGCCTTCTTCCAGCTCCAGGAGGAGATGAAGAACGCGTTCGAATCGACCGTGATGGACCTGCCGCGGCAGATGCTGATCCAGTATCCGCACATGGTGCACGACGCCCATGTCGCGGTGGTGGTCAGCGAGCTGACGCTAGCGGCGACCCGCGACACCATCCGCCTGCTCGCCTGGCTCAAGGCCAATGCGCCGCAGACCAAGGTGATCGTGGTCGCCAACCGGATGCCCTCGGGCGGCGCGCTGGAAATCAACCGCAAGGATTTCGAGCAGTCGATCGAACGTCCGATCGACCTCGTCATCGCCGAGGACGGCAAGCTGTCGGCGCAGGCCGCCAAGCTTGGCAAGCCGGTGGCGGAAGTCGCCAGCGGCAAGTCGGCGCAGCCCTACCTCGCCCTGTGCAACATGGTGCTGAGCCATGCCACCGAGGACGGGGTCGAGGTGGCGGCGGCGAAGCCGGCCGCGGCCGGCGGCAAGTCGATGATCGGCGGTTTCAAGGCGATGCTCGCCAAGCAGCCCAAGGCCGCCTGA
- a CDS encoding CpaD family pilus assembly protein, with the protein MMRSKLTLVAIAAAMTSACGYTTQDQPSKGVLPVNVPVVSRSDFTFDVAAPGGTIPAYEAGRLDAWFQGLQLGYGDNVYVDGPMAASVRGDVARVAGKYGLLVAPAGAPVTVGVIPAGAVRVVVSRTRASVPNCPNWSDPAQPDFQNRSMSTWGCAVNGNLAAMIANPEDLVHGREPSGVTDPVAASRAIDLYRSKPMTGATGLQDTKAGGK; encoded by the coding sequence ATGATGCGCTCCAAACTCACCCTTGTCGCGATCGCCGCGGCCATGACCAGCGCCTGCGGCTACACCACCCAGGACCAGCCCTCGAAGGGGGTGCTGCCGGTCAACGTGCCGGTCGTCTCCCGCAGCGACTTCACGTTCGACGTGGCGGCGCCCGGCGGCACCATCCCGGCCTATGAGGCAGGACGGCTCGACGCCTGGTTCCAAGGCCTCCAGCTCGGCTACGGCGACAACGTCTATGTCGACGGGCCGATGGCCGCCTCGGTTCGCGGCGACGTCGCCCGGGTCGCCGGCAAGTACGGCCTGCTGGTCGCCCCGGCGGGCGCCCCGGTGACGGTCGGCGTGATCCCCGCCGGCGCGGTCCGCGTGGTCGTCAGCCGCACCCGCGCCAGTGTTCCGAACTGCCCCAACTGGAGCGACCCGGCCCAGCCGGACTTCCAGAACCGGAGCATGTCGACCTGGGGCTGCGCGGTGAACGGCAACCTCGCCGCGATGATCGCCAATCCCGAGGACCTGGTCCACGGCCGCGAACCGAGCGGGGTCACCGATCCCGTCGCTGCGAGCCGCGCGATCGACCTCTACCGGAGCAAGCCGATGACCGGCGCGACCGGGCTTCAAGACACCAAAGCCGGAGGCAAGTAA